The Trueperaceae bacterium nucleotide sequence AGAGGAGCGTGCCGGCGCGCGCCATGAGGTGCTCCTCGAGGGCCGCCACCATGCCCGCGTCGAGGTGGTTCGTCGGCTCGTCGAGGATGAGGAGCGCGGCGCGCGACACGCTCGACCTGGCCAGGCTCAGGCGGGTGCGTTGCCCTCCCGACAACGTGGCCACCTCCCGTTGCGGGTCCGGCGGCAGGCCGAGGCGCGCGAGCAGGTGGTGCAGCTCCTGCCGGCCGATGGTGGGGTTGGCGTCGCGGACCGCGTCTTCCACCGTGACGAAGGCGCCCAGTTCCTCCCCGTGCTGGCCCGCGAACCGCCAGGTCAGGCCGCGCCCGAGCGTGACGGTGCCGGCGGTCGGGGCCAGCTCGCCGACGACGGTCGCGATGAGGCTACTCTTGCCGCTGCCGTTCGCGCCCACGAGCGCCACGCGCTCGCCGCGGCGGATCAGCAGGTCCAGGCCGGTGAAGAGCCGCCGGCCGCCGCGCTCGAGGGTGACGCCCGCGAGGCGCACCACCTCTGTGGGTCCGGTGCGCGGCTCGTCCGCCGTCGCGCCGGGCCGCGTTCCGGCGCTCGGCGTCGGTGCCGTCGGGATCGTGACGACGGCCTCGTCCTCGCGCGGCGCCGGCGTCACCTCGAAGCGGTCGAGGCGCCGCTCGAGGGCGCGAGCCCTGCCGGCCAGGGTGCGCGACACGTTCTCGGCCTTCGCCTTCGCGAGTACGACCGCCTGGTTCCCGGCGCGGCGTCTGTTGAACCTGTCCGCGCTGCGACCCGCCGACCTGAGGCGCGCCGCCTCGACCTCCAGCTCGCGCTTCTTGCGCGCCTCGGCCTCGTGACGGCGGTGCTGCGCCGCCAACGCCGCCTCCTTCAGCGCCAGCGCGGCGGAGTAGTTGCCGGGCCACGGCGTCAGGCTTCCGCTCGTCAGTTCCGCGACGCTCGATACTGTCGCGTCGAGGAACTGCCGGTCGTGTGACACCACGACGGCCGCGGCGTCGCTCGCGCGCAGCCACGCCTCCAACCACTCGATGCCGTCCCGGTCGAGGTGGTTGGTGGGTTCGTCGAGGAGCAGGAGGTCCGCGCGCGTCAGGAGCTGACGGGCGAGGTGCACGCGGCGGCGCTGACCTCCCGACAGCTCGCTCATGCGCGCCGCTCCGTCGATGGCGAGGCCGTCCAGGACGCGTTCGGTGCGCGTGGCGTGGTCGTAGCCGCCCGCCGCCCTGAAGCGCTCCTCGGCGGCCGCGTAGCGCTCGATGGCGACGGGCGTCGCGGCCGTCAGGCCGCGCTCGGCGGCGGCGAGGTCGGCCGCGGCCAGCGCCAGGGCCGGAGGCAGCAGCCAGTCGCTTACGCGCGCGTCGCCGGCCTCCGTCACCTGGGCGAGGAGGGAGACCGTGCCGCGCACGTGGATGGTGCCGGCATCGGGCGCCTCCAGCCCGGCTATCAGGCGCAGCAGCGTTGACTTGCCGCTGCCGTTGGGTCCGATGAGGGCGGTCTTCTCGCCGCTGGCGACGTCGAGGTCCACCGCCTGGAACAATGTCCGGTCGCCGTGGCGCTTGGCCACGGCGCGGAGTCGCAGACTCACGCTGACCTCCGGTTGGAGTGAGACGGGGTGCTGTCTACTTTCCGTTCGTCAGCGTGCTGCGCGCATCTGGTCGTTGCCTTCCGCGGGGTGGTCGTGGACGCCACCTGGCGATGCCCGGGTGGGTGCTCCGACTCTACCAGGGTCGTGGGTCGTCGCGCCCGCCCGAGCGCGCGGGGTCCGCGGCGCCCGTCCCGAGCGCATGCGATGATGCCGGGATGACCGGCGTGATGCCGATCCGTCGTTCGCGACGCGGTGGGGGGGCCCGGAGGTGAGGCGGTTCCTACGGCGCTTGGCGGGCGCGGCCCTGCTGCTAGCGGCGGTGGGACTCGTCGGCGGCAAGGCCTGGCTGGCGCTGGATGGGCCTTACCTGGAGGCGCTCGCGCCCTACCCGTACTGCGCCGAGGCGGCCCGGGCGCTCGCGGCGGAGCGTCACGCCGACGCCATGGAGCTCGCGGAGGCCGGCGCCTGCGAGGAGGTGGCGGCGGCGGCCGAGGCGGAGTGGAACCGCCTGTCGGCGGTGTTCGGGCGTTGCGTGGACGGGATCTGGACGGGCCGCGGCGAGGACGCCTACGGCATCGGCTGCGCGGTCGCCAGCGACCTGGTGGTCTTCGGCGACGTGCGCGACCTCACGCGCCAGGGAGTCGCCTGGTTGCGGGGCGAGGAGACGGACGAGGTCCTGGTGGCGCTGTCGTCGGCCGGCGTCGCCCTGACGCTGGCGCCGCACCTCGGTGCGGGCACGGCGCTCCTCAAGGCGGCGCGGCGGGCCGGAGCGCTGGGTGAGCGCTTCGCGAAGGGCGTGGTGCGGCTGGCGCGGGAGCGGGCCTGGGGCGCGTTGGGCGCACTGCTGGGGGACGCCGGTAGGATCGGGCGCAAGCTGCCGCCGGGTCGCGCCGCGCGCGTGCTCGCTTACGCCGATGACCCCGCCGACGTGGCCGCGCTCGCGCGCTTCGTCGAGGCGGTTCCTCACCCCGCCCTCGGCCTGAAGTGGGGCGGCAAGGCCGTCACGCGACTCGCTGACGAGGGTCTCTACGCCGAGGCGTTGATGCGAGGGCCGGCCGGCCTCGACCTGGCGCTGCGCAGGGGCGCGAGGGCGCTGCTCCGCAGGCAACCGCTCGTGGTGGCGCTGGCGAAGGCCGTCTACGGCAACGCGGCGGTGGCGTGGCGGCTCGTGCCGTTCCTGGTGAAGCGAGCGACCTGGCCGTGGGTGGGCGGCGTGGCGGCGGCCCTCGCGCTGGTCGGCCTGCTCATGAGCCGGCCGGGCGGGCGGCGCCGCGGTGCGGCCGGGCGCGGCGGTGCCGGACGAGGCGGTGCCGGGCGCGCCGTGAGCGGGCGCGCAGTGAGCGGGCGTGCCGTGAGCGGGCGCGCCGTGAGCGGGCGCGCCGCCGCCTCCGGTGGGCGCCGCGCTAACGCCTGACCGGTGCCGGTGCCCCACCCAGGCCGGCCCAGGCTCGACTCACCCGCGGCCGGAGCGCGGCCACAGCGCGTACGCGGCCGCGACCGCCACGACCGCCAGGGCCACCGCGAGGTCGGGCACCTTCACGGCCCAACCCGTCGTCCAGGTCTGCAACCGGAACTGCGTGTCGACGGAAGCGACGCCGCCCAGGTTGGCGGTCCCCTCGGTGAGGAGGAAGAGCAGGCCGATGCCCACGAACACGGCGCCGGAGAGGAGCGAGGTCGAGTGGACCTTGAAGCCGCCCAGCCGAAGCTCGCGCCCGCGGAGCCACCGCCTCCTGCTCAACTCGAGCCGGTCCCAGAGGAGAGCGAGCACCAGTAGGGGCAGGACCATCCCCAGCGCGTAGGCGGCCATGAGCAGGGCACCGTACGTCGGGCTGCCGCCCGTCATGGCGAAGGTGAGGATCGCGCCCAGCAGCGGACCGGAACAGAACCCCGCCAGGCCGTAGACGGCTCCCAGCGCGAGCACGCCCATGGCGCCCCGGCCGGCGCCTGCCCGGGCGGTGGCGGCCGAGGGCAGGAGCGAGAAGCCCCTCCCGGTCACGACCAGCAGGCCGAACACGATGAGGAGCAGGCCGCCGACCGTCGTGACCGCGCCGCGGTACTGCGTGACGAGCGAGCCGATCGCGCCCACCCCCGCGCCGAGGGGCACCAGCACGAGCGCCAGGCCGAGGTAGAAGACACCCGTCCGCGCCACGAGCCGGCCGAGGCCGTCGAAGGCGTAGGCGAAGAACGACGGCAGCAGCAGCGCCGAGCATGGGCTCACCAGCGCGAAGAGTCCGCCCAGGAAGGCCCCGGCCAGCCCGACGTCGGGCATCAGTCGGCGGCCATGAGCGCCTCGTCGATGAGCCGCACGAACACCTCGGTCGGCTGTGCGCCGACGAGGGGGCGCCCGCCGATCACGAACGACGGCGTGCCCGTCACGCCGAGCCCGCGCGCCTGCTGGAAGTCGCGGGCGATGGCCGCGTCGTGCGTCTCGTCCGCGATCTCGCGCTCGAAGCGCGCCAGGTCGGCCACTCCCACCTGCTGGGCGAAGGCGCGCAGCTTGGCTTCCGTCAGGTCGTGATGACCGCTCGCGGGGGCCGCGGCGTAGACGGCGCGGTTGAACTCCCAGAACTTGCCTTGCGCCGCCGCGGCGCGCCCGGCGCGCGCGGCGAGGAGCGAGGCGTCGCCGAAGATGGGGAAGTCGCGCCACTCGATCCGGAGCTTGCCGGCGTCGACGTAGCGCGCGACGAGCTCGGGTTCGGTCGCCTGGCTGTAGCGGGCGCAGAAGGGGCAGCGGTAGTCGGAGAAGACGACGAGCGCGACCGGCGCGTCGACGTTGCCGAGGGCGAACGGGTCGCTGGCTTCGCGGCGCGCCTGCTCGCCGAGAGGCCGGGCGCCGGGTGCGGCGGGTGCCGCCAGCGCGACCTCGCGGCCGCGGCTGAAGCCCGCGTAGTAGGCGCCGCCGGTCAGGGCGGCGAGGAGCAGGAGGGCGCCGAGGAGGCGAGCGGGACGGGAGCGGGCGAGGCGGTTCATCTGGCGGGGGCCTACCTTTCTCCCGGGATTCTACGTGCGGTGGTGCGTTACCCCTGTAGGGTATGCGGCCCCGCGCCGGAGCGACGGTCGCCGTGGCAAGGCGCGACGGCCACGCGCGTCCCCACCGTGTATCCTCGCGCCACGACCCGGTTCCCGACCGGGGAGGGTGGGAGCCACCGGGGCCCGCGAGTTCGGTGCGGCCGCGAGCCTCGGTGAGATGGGAGTCGTGACTGTGACGGTCGTCGCTTCAAGCAGGTTGGTCAGGACGTTGTCGCTCTCGGTGGTGGCCGTGGGCGCGTCGGTGGCGGTGCCGTTCCTCGTCCACCTCCTTCCGGGCGGCCAGGGAGTCGGTGCGTCGCTGCTCCCCATCTTCTGGGCGCCGCTGCTCGCCGTCGCCCTGCTCGGCCCCGTGCCCGCCCTGGTGGCGGCGACGGCCGCGCCGGCCCTGAACCACGCCCTTACGGGCATGCCCCCGACGTTCCTGCTGCCCGGCCTGACGGCCGAACTGATCGTGTTCACGGGACTGAGCCTGCTGGCCGGGCGCGGAAGGAGCGTCGCCGGCGCGGCGCTGGCGGCACCCGCCGCCTACCTGATCGCCCGGTGGTCGGTTGGCGTGGCGGGTGCGGCGCTGGGGGGAACCGCCGTCGACCCGCTCGCGCCACTGGCCGGCCTGGCCGGCGCGGCGCCCGGGCTGGTGGCGTTGGCGGCGTTGGGCGGCCTCGCCGCCGTCGGCGGCCGGGCGGCGCACGGCCGGTGACCGCGGTCACCGTGCCGGCCGGGGCGAAGGTCGCACTGCCTTTCACGGAGATCGCGCGGCGGATCGCCGCCGCCGAACTGCCGCGCGTCGACCTCGTGATCGGCGTGGCGACCGGCGGCGTGGTCCCGGCCGCGCTGCTCGCCTACAGGCTCGGCGTGCCGCTCGCCAGGTTCGATATCAACTACCGCGCTCCCGACAACTCGCCGCGCCGGCCCGCTCCGGAGCTGCTGGCCGCACCGAGCCTGCCGCAGGCCGGGACGCGGGTGCTGCTCGTCGACGACGTGACGGTGAGTGGGCAGACCCTGGGCCTCGCGCGGGCGCTGCTCGCAGGCTGCGAGGTCACGACCCTCGCCCTGAAGGGGAGGGGCGCCGACATCGTGCTCTTCCCGGAGGTGGCCAGCTGCGTGGCGTGGCCGTGGCACGCGCGGCCCGACTGAGACGGTACCCGGTGTCGCCGGCGGCGGCGCGCGGAGCGTTACCCTGACGGCAGCGACCTCTCGGGAAGGAGTCACGCATGAGCCAGGAGATGCTCCCACAGATGACGAAGGAGATGGCGGAGAAGCGCCGCAGCCTCGCGCCGAAGACGCTCGACGCCTGGCGAGAGTTCAGCCGGGCGGCGTTCGCGGAAGGCGCCATCCCCGCCGTGACGAAACAGCTCATCGCCGTCGCCGTCGCGCACACCACGCAGTGCCCCTACTGCATCAAGGGCCACACGAAGGAGGCGTTGCGCCAGGGCGCGACCGAGGAGCAGATCATGGAGGCCATCTGGGTCGCCGCCGAGATGCGCTCCGGTGGCGCCTACGCCCACTCCGCCATCGCGCTCAACGAGATGTTGGAACGCGAGAAGGTCGTGGGCGACTGACCGTCGGTGCGGCCTGGCGCTAAGCGCCCGACCGGCCTGCCGCTAGCGCGTCACGTCGATGAAGGGGAGCGCGCCGCCGGGCAGCATCGTGGTGGGCAACACGCCGTCCCAGGACTCGGCCGTGACCAACGCGACCAACTGAGGGTTGTCGCGTAGCGCCTCGCCCTTCGCGCGGATGGCGCTCGCTTCGGCGTCGCCGGCGAGGCGCGTGGCCTCGGCCTGAGCCTTGGCCTCGGCCACGCGAGCGTCGGCGGCGCCCTGCGCCTGCGTCACGACGATCTGCGCCTGGATGCGTTGCTGCTCGAGCTCCTGGCTGCGCCGCTGCACCTCGACCTCGGCCATCATGCGCGCCTCGACCGACTGCTCGTACGCTGCGCTGAAGGCGATGTCCTCGACCTGCACGGACTCGATGACCACGATGGCGGGATCGATCACGCCCATGATCGCGTCCGAGACCTGCTGGTTGAGCAGGCTGCGCTGCTGGATGGCCTCGACGGCGTTGAACTGCCCGAACACGGTGCGGACCAGCTCGTTGAGGCGCCGGTCGATGAGGCGCGAGACCAGCCCCTCCTCGCTCCCGAACTGCGCGTACACCTCGTTGACCATCTCCGGCACGAGCCGGTAGGTGACGGAGACGCGCAGCTCCGCGAGCTGCTGGTCGCGGGAGTAGGTCTCCATGCGGTCGTACACCTTGGAGTTCGTCTGGACGCGCATCATGACGACGCGGTCGACGAGCGGTAGCTTGAAGCCGAGTCCCGGCGGCGCGATGCGTTCGAAGGCGCCGAGCCGCAGGACGACCCCGCGGTAGCCCTGGTCGACGGTGAACATGCTCGAGAAGACGACGATGGCCGCCAGTACCAGCACCACGCCGGCGGCGGCGAGGCGGTTGAGGCTCAAGCCGTGCGTCTTCCGGCGGCTCGTGAGGGCGTCGAACTCGTCCATGGCGTGGCTCTCCTCCCGCGCTGGGCGCGTGATGGCCGAGCGGCATGAGCGCGCTCGGCGGGGCCGGCGAGGCGACGGGCGTTCTGCCCACGGGGTTGCGGCGCCGGCCGCAAGACAGGTCTATCCAGGTTGCGCGCTCCGCCGCGCGGCGGGGCGTCCCCACGGATGCTACCNNNNNNNNNNNNNNNNNNNNNNNNNNNNNNNNNNNNNNNNNNNNNNNNNNNNNNNNNNNNNNNNNNNNNNNNNNNNNNNNNNNNNNNNNNNNNNNNNNNNGCCGCGGGCGCGAACGACTGCAAGCACCTCGACCACGACACGCGGGTCGATGCCGCCCAGCGGTTGAAGAGCGCGCGGGGCCACCTCGACGGCGTGGTGCGCATGCTCGAGGACAGCAGCGTCTACTGCGTGGACGTCCTCAAGCAGCTCAAGGCCGTGCAGGGTGCGCTGACCAAGGTCAACGAGGCCGTGCTGCGGTCGCACATCAGGGACCACGTGGTCACCGCCTCGGAGCGCGGCGACGCCGACCAGATCGTCGAGGAGCTGATGGAGGCCCTGAAGTACCGCCCCTGACGGGCGCGAACGCGCGGGCCCGCGGAAGGACGAGATGAAGACCATCCAGATCGGCGTGCAGGGCATGACGTGCGCCAGTTGCGTGACGAGGGTCGAGCGCGCCCTCGCGAAGGTCGAGGGCGTGACGGCCTCCACCGTCAACCTCGCCACCGAGCGTGCCAGCGTCGACTTCGACCCCGCCACGGCCGACGCCGCCACCCTACTCAGCGCGGTGAGGAAGGCAGGGTACGAGCCGGTGGTGGCCGAGGCCACCATGGGCGTGACGGGCATGACGTGCGCCAACTGCAGTAGCCGCGTCGAACGCGCCCTGGGCAAGGCCGACGGGGTGGTGTCGGCCGCCGTCAACCTCGCCACCGAGCGCGCCACCGTCCGCTACCTCCCCACGGTCACCGACCTGAGGCGGCTCGAGGCCGTCGTCGAGAGGGCCGGTTACGGCGTCCTGGACGCGGGCAGCGCCGAGGCGCGCACCGACCTGGAGCGCGAGGCGCGCGAACGCGAGCTCGCGGCGTTGCGCCGCGACCTGATCACGGCCACGGCGTTCGCCCTGCCGCTCTTCCTGCTCGTCATGCTCCCCATGCTCATCCCGCCGCTGGAACGCGCCCTCATGGCGCTGGTGCCCATGCGGGTCGTCTACTACGTGTCGTTCGCCCTCGCGGCGGTCGTGCAGTTCGGGCCGGGGATGCGCTTCTACCGGCCCGGTTGGCGCAGTCTCCTCGGCGGCAGC carries:
- a CDS encoding ABC-F family ATP-binding cassette domain-containing protein; translated protein: MSLRLRAVAKRHGDRTLFQAVDLDVASGEKTALIGPNGSGKSTLLRLIAGLEAPDAGTIHVRGTVSLLAQVTEAGDARVSDWLLPPALALAAADLAAAERGLTAATPVAIERYAAAEERFRAAGGYDHATRTERVLDGLAIDGAARMSELSGGQRRRVHLARQLLTRADLLLLDEPTNHLDRDGIEWLEAWLRASDAAAVVVSHDRQFLDATVSSVAELTSGSLTPWPGNYSAALALKEAALAAQHRRHEAEARKKRELEVEAARLRSAGRSADRFNRRRAGNQAVVLAKAKAENVSRTLAGRARALERRLDRFEVTPAPREDEAVVTIPTAPTPSAGTRPGATADEPRTGPTEVVRLAGVTLERGGRRLFTGLDLLIRRGERVALVGANGSGKSSLIATVVGELAPTAGTVTLGRGLTWRFAGQHGEELGAFVTVEDAVRDANPTIGRQELHHLLARLGLPPDPQREVATLSGGQRTRLSLARSSVSRAALLILDEPTNHLDAGMVAALEEHLMARAGTLLFASHDRRLVA
- a CDS encoding cytochrome c biogenesis protein CcdA; the encoded protein is MPDVGLAGAFLGGLFALVSPCSALLLPSFFAYAFDGLGRLVARTGVFYLGLALVLVPLGAGVGAIGSLVTQYRGAVTTVGGLLLIVFGLLVVTGRGFSLLPSAATARAGAGRGAMGVLALGAVYGLAGFCSGPLLGAILTFAMTGGSPTYGALLMAAYALGMVLPLLVLALLWDRLELSRRRWLRGRELRLGGFKVHSTSLLSGAVFVGIGLLFLLTEGTANLGGVASVDTQFRLQTWTTGWAVKVPDLAVALAVVAVAAAYALWPRSGRG
- a CDS encoding thioredoxin domain-containing protein; protein product: MNRLARSRPARLLGALLLLAALTGGAYYAGFSRGREVALAAPAAPGARPLGEQARREASDPFALGNVDAPVALVVFSDYRCPFCARYSQATEPELVARYVDAGKLRIEWRDFPIFGDASLLAARAGRAAAAQGKFWEFNRAVYAAAPASGHHDLTEAKLRAFAQQVGVADLARFEREIADETHDAAIARDFQQARGLGVTGTPSFVIGGRPLVGAQPTEVFVRLIDEALMAAD
- a CDS encoding phosphoribosyltransferase; translated protein: MTAVTVPAGAKVALPFTEIARRIAAAELPRVDLVIGVATGGVVPAALLAYRLGVPLARFDINYRAPDNSPRRPAPELLAAPSLPQAGTRVLLVDDVTVSGQTLGLARALLAGCEVTTLALKGRGADIVLFPEVASCVAWPWHARPD
- a CDS encoding carboxymuconolactone decarboxylase family protein — its product is MSQEMLPQMTKEMAEKRRSLAPKTLDAWREFSRAAFAEGAIPAVTKQLIAVAVAHTTQCPYCIKGHTKEALRQGATEEQIMEAIWVAAEMRSGGAYAHSAIALNEMLEREKVVGD
- a CDS encoding prohibitin family protein, translated to MDEFDALTSRRKTHGLSLNRLAAAGVVLVLAAIVVFSSMFTVDQGYRGVVLRLGAFERIAPPGLGFKLPLVDRVVMMRVQTNSKVYDRMETYSRDQQLAELRVSVTYRLVPEMVNEVYAQFGSEEGLVSRLIDRRLNELVRTVFGQFNAVEAIQQRSLLNQQVSDAIMGVIDPAIVVIESVQVEDIAFSAAYEQSVEARMMAEVEVQRRSQELEQQRIQAQIVVTQAQGAADARVAEAKAQAEATRLAGDAEASAIRAKGEALRDNPQLVALVTAESWDGVLPTTMLPGGALPFIDVTR
- a CDS encoding metal-sensitive transcriptional regulator, translated to MKSARGHLDGVVRMLEDSSVYCVDVLKQLKAVQGALTKVNEAVLRSHIRDHVVTASERGDADQIVEELMEALKYRP